The DNA sequence ATATACGTTTATCTATGCATCCGGACCAATTCACCGTTATAAACAGCTTAAATGAAAAAGTAGTAGAAAATAGTATAATTAATCTTCAATATCATTACGAAGTACTAAGTAGATTAGGTGGAACAGATATGATTATTCATACTGGTGGAGTTTATGGTAATAAATCTGCTGCCATGGAAAGATTTATAAAAACTTATAATTCACTAGATAATAATATCAAGAAATACCTGCGCTTAGAGAACGACGATAAATCATATACTCTAGCTGATGTACTTTATATAAACAGCAAAACCTCTGTTCCAGTTGTATTAGATATTCATCATCATGTATGTAACAACAATAAAGAAATGGATATAAAAAAGGAAATAAATAAAGTAGTTGATAGCTGGACGGAAACAGAACTTATTCCAAAGCTACATATAAGTAGCGGTAAAGAAGGAAAATATGATAAAAGACATCATGATTATATAAAAGAAGAAGACATGATGTCACTTTTAGACTTAATGGAAAATATTGATTTCGACTTAATGGTCGAAGCTAAAATGAAAGAAAAAGCTGTTTTAAAAATTAAAGATTTTCTTAATTTAAAATAAATCCAATTTAAATTGGAGAGATGACAAAATGAAAAATTTTTATAAACCAAATATCGTATTAAGCGGTTGCTTAGAACATCTGCATTCTAGATATGATGGTAAAATGATAAATAATGATTTTATAAAAAAATTAAGCTTTCATGTCAATTTTATTATTATATGTCCAGAGATAGAAATCGGTCTTCCAACTCCAAGACAAGCTTTAAGACTAATAAGAAACGACCAAAATGAAGAAAGACTTGTTTTTTCAAAGACTGGAGAAGATATTACCGATAAAATGGTTTCCTTTTCAATTTCTTTTTTAGATAATATATCTAAGGAAGAAATCGATGGATTTATTGTAAAAAGTCATTCTCCTACCTGTGGCTATAATGACTCTAAAATCTACAAAGCACATGGAAAAGCTCCTATTATTCCACAAAAGACAAGTGGACTTTTTACTAAAACTATAATGGAAAAGTATCCTGACACTACTATAGAATCAGA is a window from the Caldisalinibacter kiritimatiensis genome containing:
- the uvsE gene encoding UV DNA damage repair endonuclease UvsE: MLKRIGYACINTSLKPKKFSDCRLNSVYKYGINYLRDKIINNLKLTKEILNWNINNGIFMYRVTSKLLPLVTHPDLLNDFKWRWTEDEDILKLMEDVKDIVKKNNIRLSMHPDQFTVINSLNEKVVENSIINLQYHYEVLSRLGGTDMIIHTGGVYGNKSAAMERFIKTYNSLDNNIKKYLRLENDDKSYTLADVLYINSKTSVPVVLDIHHHVCNNNKEMDIKKEINKVVDSWTETELIPKLHISSGKEGKYDKRHHDYIKEEDMMSLLDLMENIDFDLMVEAKMKEKAVLKIKDFLNLK